The Streptomyces laurentii genome contains a region encoding:
- a CDS encoding pyrophosphate-energized proton pump (H(+) -translocating inorganic pyrophosphatase; cl11452;~identified by MetaGeneAnnotator; putative;~membrane-bound proton-translocating pyrophosphatase; Validated; PRK00733;~pyrophosphate-energized proton pump [Streptomyces cattleya NRRL 8057 = DSM46488]) yields the protein MTDLAAAVLTQGNRVIVAVVAVVALAALLVARLLVRQVLRADEGTEAMRRIAAAVQEGANAYLARQLRTLAIFAVAVFFLLFLLPADTWSQRAGRSLFFLVGALFSAVTGYVGMRLAVRANVRVAAAAREATPAPGEPPKELPVVAHHAMKIAFRTGGVVGMSTVGLGLLGTSCVVLVYAADAPKVLEGFGLGAALIAMFMRVGGGIFTKAADVGADLVGKIEQGIPEDDPRNAATIADNVGDNVGDCAGMAADLFESYAVTLVAALILGKAAFGDIGLAFPLMVPAIGVVTAVVGIFAVAPRRSDRSGLTAVNRGFFLSALISLALVAVAAFAVLPSSYAALKGVTDPGIPGHGGDPRVLALVAVAIGIVLAALIQQLTGYFTETGRRPVRDICASSLTGPATVVLAGVAIGLESAVYTATLIGLAVYGAFLLGGSSIMLALFAIALAGTGLLTTVGVIVAMDTFGPVADNAQGIAEMSGDVTGAGARVLTDLDAVGNTTKAITKGIAIATAVLAAAALFGSYRDTIATSVAEVGAKADEATLSMDISQPNNLFGMVLGAAVVFLFSGLAINAVSRAAGAVVFEVRRQFRLHPGIMDYSEQPEYGRVVDICTKDALRELATPGLLAVMAPLAVGFALGVGALGAYLAGAIATGALMAVFLANSGGAWDNAKKLVEDGRYGGKGSPAHAATIIGDTVGDPFKDTAGPSINPLLKVMNLVALLIAPAIVRFGYGAGARLWLRVLVAAVAFAVIVVAVGVARRRPVAVGGDTPERNGSSPGAAVAP from the coding sequence ATGACGGATCTCGCAGCCGCGGTGCTCACCCAGGGAAACCGCGTGATCGTCGCCGTCGTCGCCGTGGTCGCGCTGGCGGCGCTCCTCGTGGCCCGGCTCCTGGTCCGCCAGGTCCTGCGGGCCGACGAGGGCACCGAGGCCATGCGGCGGATCGCGGCGGCCGTCCAGGAGGGCGCGAACGCGTACCTGGCCCGGCAGCTGCGTACGCTCGCGATCTTCGCCGTCGCCGTGTTCTTCCTGCTGTTCCTGCTGCCCGCCGACACCTGGTCCCAGCGCGCCGGGCGCTCGCTCTTCTTCCTGGTCGGCGCGCTCTTCTCGGCGGTCACCGGATACGTGGGCATGCGGCTGGCCGTCCGCGCGAACGTCCGGGTCGCCGCCGCGGCCCGGGAGGCGACGCCCGCCCCCGGAGAGCCGCCGAAGGAGTTGCCCGTCGTCGCGCACCACGCGATGAAGATCGCGTTCCGCACCGGTGGTGTGGTCGGCATGTCCACCGTCGGCCTCGGCCTGCTCGGCACCTCCTGTGTGGTGCTCGTGTACGCCGCCGACGCCCCCAAGGTCCTGGAGGGCTTCGGCCTCGGTGCCGCGCTCATCGCGATGTTCATGCGGGTCGGCGGCGGCATCTTCACCAAGGCCGCCGATGTCGGCGCCGACCTCGTCGGCAAGATCGAGCAGGGCATCCCCGAGGACGACCCGCGCAACGCCGCCACCATCGCCGACAACGTGGGCGACAACGTCGGCGACTGCGCGGGCATGGCCGCCGACCTCTTCGAGTCGTACGCCGTCACGCTCGTCGCCGCGCTCATCCTCGGCAAGGCGGCCTTCGGCGACATCGGGCTCGCCTTCCCCCTCATGGTCCCGGCGATCGGCGTGGTCACCGCGGTGGTCGGCATCTTCGCGGTGGCCCCGCGCCGCTCCGACCGCAGCGGCCTGACCGCCGTCAACCGGGGCTTCTTCCTCTCCGCGCTGATCTCGCTCGCCCTCGTCGCGGTCGCCGCCTTCGCCGTCCTCCCCTCCTCGTACGCCGCGCTTAAGGGCGTCACCGACCCCGGCATCCCCGGCCACGGCGGTGATCCGCGGGTCCTCGCCCTGGTCGCCGTGGCGATCGGCATCGTGCTCGCCGCGCTCATCCAGCAGCTCACCGGCTACTTCACCGAGACCGGCCGCCGCCCCGTCCGCGACATCTGCGCGTCGTCCCTGACCGGCCCCGCGACCGTGGTCCTGGCGGGCGTCGCGATCGGCCTGGAGTCCGCGGTATACACGGCCACGCTGATCGGTCTCGCCGTCTACGGGGCGTTCCTGCTCGGCGGGTCCTCGATCATGCTGGCGCTGTTCGCGATCGCGCTGGCCGGCACCGGTCTGCTCACCACGGTCGGTGTGATCGTGGCCATGGACACCTTCGGCCCTGTCGCCGACAACGCGCAGGGCATCGCCGAGATGTCCGGCGACGTGACGGGCGCGGGCGCGCGGGTGCTCACCGACCTCGACGCCGTCGGCAACACCACCAAGGCGATCACCAAGGGCATCGCGATCGCGACCGCGGTCCTGGCGGCGGCCGCGCTGTTCGGCTCGTACCGGGACACCATCGCGACCTCCGTCGCCGAGGTCGGCGCGAAGGCGGACGAGGCGACCCTGTCCATGGACATCTCGCAGCCGAACAACCTCTTCGGGATGGTGCTCGGCGCCGCGGTGGTCTTCCTCTTCTCCGGGCTCGCCATCAACGCCGTCTCGCGGGCGGCGGGCGCGGTGGTGTTCGAGGTGCGGCGGCAGTTCCGCCTGCATCCCGGGATCATGGACTACAGCGAGCAGCCCGAGTACGGACGGGTCGTCGACATCTGCACCAAGGACGCGCTGCGCGAACTCGCCACGCCCGGCCTGCTCGCCGTGATGGCCCCGCTCGCGGTCGGCTTCGCCCTCGGGGTCGGCGCGCTCGGCGCGTACCTCGCCGGAGCCATCGCCACCGGCGCGCTGATGGCCGTCTTCCTCGCCAACTCCGGCGGTGCCTGGGACAACGCGAAGAAGCTGGTCGAGGACGGCCGGTACGGCGGGAAGGGCAGCCCGGCGCATGCTGCGACCATCATCGGGGATACGGTCGGCGACCCGTTCAAGGACACCGCGGGCCCGTCGATCAACCCGCTCCTGAAGGTGATGAACCTGGTGGCGCTGCTGATCGCGCCGGCGATCGTGCGGTTCGGTTACGGCGCGGGGGCCCGGCTGTGGCTGCGCGTGCTGGTCGCGGCCGTGGCGTTCGCGGTCATCGTCGTCGCGGTCGGGGTCGCCCGGCGCCGCCCGGTGGCGGTCGGGGGCGACACGCCCGAGCGAAACGGTTCGTCGCCGGGTGCCGCCGTCGCCCCCTGA
- a CDS encoding anti-sigma factor (Histidine kinase-like ATPase domain; pfam13581;~anti-sigma factor [Streptomyces cattleya NRRL 8057 = DSM46488];~identified by MetaGeneAnnotator; putative) encodes MATVELLFSAQPEHVRTARLVAAAVARRAGVDEAVLDEVRLAVGEACSRAVGLHRSNGVTTPVRVALTEEEKSFTIEVGDEVPGAGVAAADAAGVPGARDAAPAEDFDDADGEDEMGLAVIRGLVDDVEVSAGEEGGTIRMRWPANPDAAFS; translated from the coding sequence ATGGCAACCGTGGAACTCCTCTTCAGTGCCCAGCCCGAGCACGTCCGTACGGCCCGTCTCGTGGCCGCCGCGGTGGCGAGACGGGCCGGGGTCGACGAGGCGGTCCTCGACGAGGTCCGGCTCGCGGTCGGCGAGGCGTGCTCGCGTGCGGTCGGGCTGCATCGCAGCAACGGGGTCACCACCCCGGTCCGGGTCGCGCTGACGGAGGAGGAGAAGTCCTTCACGATCGAGGTCGGCGACGAGGTGCCGGGTGCCGGTGTGGCGGCCGCCGACGCCGCCGGGGTGCCCGGCGCGCGTGACGCGGCGCCGGCCGAGGACTTCGACGACGCCGACGGCGAGGACGAGATGGGTCTCGCGGTGATCCGCGGGCTCGTCGACGACGTGGAGGTGAGCGCCGGCGAGGAGGGTGGCACCATCCGGATGCGCTGGCCCGCCAACCCGGACGCCGCCTTCAGCTGA
- a CDS encoding anti-sigma factor antagonist (Sulphate Transporter and Anti-Sigma factor antagonist) domain of anti-anti-sigma factors, key regulators of anti-sigma factors by phosphorylation; cd07043;~anti sigma factor interaction site;~anti-sigma factor antagonist [Streptomyces clavuligerus ATCC27064];~identified by MetaGeneAnnotator; putative;~regulatory phosphorylation site [posttranslational modification]), whose product MDLSLSTRTVPGPNGDRTVVEVGGEIDVYTAPKLREQLVELVNDGSYHLVVDMEGVDFLDSTGLGVLVGGLKRVRAHEGSLRLVCNQERILKIFRITGLTKVFPIHTSVDEAINAAD is encoded by the coding sequence GTGGACCTGTCTCTGTCGACTCGCACTGTGCCCGGCCCCAATGGCGACCGTACGGTCGTCGAGGTCGGTGGCGAGATTGATGTGTATACCGCGCCCAAGCTGCGCGAGCAGTTGGTCGAGTTGGTGAACGACGGCAGCTACCACCTGGTTGTCGACATGGAAGGCGTGGACTTCCTCGATTCGACCGGCCTCGGTGTGCTGGTGGGCGGCCTGAAGCGCGTGCGCGCGCATGAGGGATCGCTGCGTCTGGTGTGCAACCAGGAGCGCATTCTCAAGATCTTCCGGATCACCGGCCTCACCAAGGTGTTCCCGATCCACACCTCGGTCGACGAGGCCATCAACGCCGCCGACTGA
- a CDS encoding ATP-dependent RNA helicase (ATP binding site [chemical binding];~ATP-dependent RNA helicase [Streptomyces albus J1074];~Domain of unknown function (DUF1998); pfam09369;~P-loop containing Nucleoside Triphosphate Hydrolases; cl09099;~helicase/secretion neighborhood putative DEAH-box helicase; TIGR03817;~identified by MetaGeneAnnotator; putative;~putative Mg++ binding site [ion binding]), producing the protein MAFNHLPAAMHDALEALSVTPVTHSVPMAEKHRPSRPAGEPGNRPSPGEVLDRLSSGESRAARITHTEHLPARTGRHAVWPHRVRAEVIAAIEKAGIDHPWAHQAEAAEHALDGTSVVIATGTASGKSLAYLTPVLSTLLDGSEAANGRGATALYLAPTKALAADQRRAVRELAAPLGNRIRPAVYDGDTPVEEREWVRQYANYVLTNPDMLHRGILPSHPRWSSFLRSLRYVVVDECHTYRGVFGSHVAQVLRRLRRVCARYGSEPVFLLASATSADPARAAGRLTGLPVTEVADDASPRGELVFALWEPPLTELHGEHGAPVRRSATAETADLLTDLTVQGVRSVAFVRSRRGAELISVIAQERLAEVDRSLVRRVAAYRGGYLPEERRALERALHSGELLGLAATTALELGVDVSGLDAVVIAGYPGTRASLWQQAGRAGRSGEGALAVLVARDDPLDTFLVHHPEAIFRQPVESTVLDPDNPYVLAPHLCAAAAELPLTESDLELFGPAVPDLLPQLEAAGLLRRRATGWYWTRRERAADLTDIRGGGGSPVRIVETGTGRLLGTVDEAASHASVHEGAVHLHQGRTYLVRELDLEDSVALVEEANPPYSTTARDTTAISVLSTDTEIPWGAGRLCYGSVEVTNQVVSFLRRRLVTGEVLGETKLDLPPRTLRTRAVWWTVTEDQLDAARINPEILGGALHAAEHASIGMLPLFATCDRWDIGGVSVPLHPDTLLPTVFVYDGHPGGAGFAERAFHTARAWLTATREAIASCECEAGCPSCIQSPKCGNGNDPLHKRGAVRLLTELLRGAPADSPEPAGPSAPADPEAPAGPPAT; encoded by the coding sequence ATGGCATTCAATCACTTACCGGCTGCCATGCACGACGCCTTGGAAGCATTGTCCGTCACGCCGGTGACACACTCGGTGCCGATGGCCGAGAAACACCGCCCCAGCCGACCCGCCGGAGAACCGGGCAATCGCCCCTCTCCCGGCGAGGTCCTCGACCGGCTCTCCAGTGGCGAGAGCCGGGCCGCGCGCATCACTCATACGGAGCATCTGCCCGCCCGTACGGGCCGCCATGCCGTATGGCCGCACCGCGTCCGGGCCGAGGTGATCGCCGCCATCGAGAAGGCCGGCATCGACCATCCCTGGGCCCATCAGGCCGAGGCCGCCGAGCACGCTCTGGACGGCACCTCAGTGGTGATCGCCACAGGAACCGCCTCGGGCAAGTCGCTCGCCTATCTCACTCCCGTCCTGTCCACGCTCCTGGACGGCTCCGAGGCCGCCAACGGGCGCGGCGCCACCGCCCTGTACCTCGCCCCGACGAAGGCCCTCGCCGCCGACCAGCGGCGCGCCGTCCGCGAACTCGCCGCCCCGCTCGGCAACCGGATCCGGCCCGCCGTCTACGACGGCGACACTCCGGTGGAGGAACGCGAGTGGGTCCGCCAGTACGCGAACTACGTCCTCACCAACCCCGACATGCTGCACCGCGGCATCCTGCCCTCCCACCCCCGCTGGTCCTCCTTCCTGCGCTCCCTGCGCTACGTCGTCGTCGACGAATGCCACACCTACCGGGGCGTCTTCGGCTCCCATGTCGCCCAGGTGCTGCGCCGGCTGCGGCGCGTGTGTGCCCGGTACGGCTCCGAGCCGGTCTTCCTGCTCGCCTCGGCCACCTCCGCCGACCCGGCCCGGGCCGCCGGCCGGCTCACCGGTCTGCCCGTCACCGAGGTCGCCGACGACGCCTCCCCGCGCGGCGAGCTGGTGTTCGCCCTGTGGGAGCCGCCGCTGACCGAACTGCACGGCGAACACGGCGCCCCCGTCCGGCGGTCCGCCACCGCCGAGACCGCCGACCTGCTGACCGACCTGACCGTGCAGGGCGTCCGCTCGGTCGCCTTCGTGCGCTCCCGGCGCGGCGCCGAGCTGATCTCGGTCATCGCCCAGGAACGCCTCGCCGAGGTCGACCGCTCCCTCGTCCGCAGGGTCGCCGCCTACCGCGGCGGCTACCTCCCCGAGGAACGGCGGGCCCTGGAGCGCGCCCTGCACTCCGGCGAACTCCTCGGCCTGGCCGCGACCACCGCCCTCGAACTGGGCGTCGACGTCTCCGGCCTGGACGCCGTCGTGATCGCCGGCTACCCCGGCACCCGCGCCTCGCTGTGGCAGCAGGCCGGCCGCGCCGGGCGCTCGGGCGAGGGCGCGCTGGCGGTCCTGGTCGCCCGGGACGACCCGCTGGACACCTTCCTGGTCCACCACCCCGAGGCGATCTTCCGGCAGCCGGTCGAGTCGACCGTCCTGGATCCCGACAACCCGTACGTCCTCGCCCCCCATCTGTGCGCCGCGGCGGCCGAACTGCCGCTGACCGAATCCGACCTGGAGCTCTTCGGCCCCGCCGTACCGGACCTGCTGCCCCAGCTGGAGGCGGCCGGACTGCTGCGCCGCCGTGCCACCGGCTGGTACTGGACCCGCCGGGAGCGGGCCGCCGACCTCACCGACATCCGGGGCGGCGGAGGCAGTCCGGTCCGGATCGTCGAGACCGGCACCGGCCGGCTGCTCGGGACCGTCGACGAGGCCGCCTCGCACGCCTCCGTCCACGAGGGCGCCGTCCACCTCCACCAGGGCCGCACCTATCTGGTCCGCGAGCTCGACCTCGAGGACTCCGTCGCCCTGGTCGAGGAGGCGAACCCGCCGTACTCCACCACCGCCCGCGACACCACCGCCATCTCCGTCCTGTCCACCGACACCGAGATCCCCTGGGGAGCCGGCCGCCTCTGCTACGGCTCCGTCGAGGTCACCAACCAGGTCGTCTCCTTCCTCCGCCGCCGTCTCGTCACGGGCGAGGTGCTCGGCGAGACCAAGCTCGACCTGCCGCCGCGCACCCTGCGCACCCGGGCGGTGTGGTGGACGGTCACCGAGGACCAGCTCGACGCCGCCCGGATCAACCCGGAGATCCTCGGCGGCGCCCTGCACGCCGCCGAACACGCCTCCATCGGCATGCTTCCCCTCTTCGCCACCTGCGACCGCTGGGACATCGGCGGCGTCTCCGTACCGCTGCACCCCGACACCCTGTTGCCGACCGTCTTCGTCTACGACGGGCACCCGGGCGGCGCGGGCTTCGCCGAGCGCGCCTTCCACACCGCCCGCGCCTGGCTCACCGCCACCCGGGAGGCCATCGCCTCCTGCGAGTGCGAGGCCGGCTGTCCCTCCTGCATCCAGTCCCCGAAGTGCGGCAACGGCAACGATCCGCTCCACAAACGAGGCGCCGTCCGCCTCCTCACGGAACTCCTGCGCGGGGCGCCGGCAGACTCGCCGGAGCCGGCCGGCCCGTCAGCCCCGGCAGACCCCGAGGCACCGGCGGGCCCGCCCGCGACCTGA
- a CDS encoding membrane spanning protein (identified by MetaGeneAnnotator; putative;~membrane spanning protein [Streptomyces viridochromogenes DSM40736]) — MSRHRDDRGVATVWAAFAACALCVVFGAVLALGQAVTARHRAGAAADLAALAAADRSLWGEPDACAAALRVAEAQGATLPRCGVREDVAEVTARVAVGPWAAEVRSRAGPPVPRGLPGLTGRPAPASLPAPRAGVP, encoded by the coding sequence GTGAGCCGGCACCGGGACGACCGGGGTGTGGCGACGGTGTGGGCGGCGTTCGCCGCGTGCGCGCTGTGCGTGGTGTTCGGCGCGGTTCTCGCCCTCGGGCAGGCCGTGACCGCCCGCCACCGGGCCGGGGCGGCGGCCGACCTGGCGGCCCTCGCCGCCGCGGACCGCTCCCTGTGGGGCGAGCCGGACGCCTGCGCGGCCGCCCTCCGGGTGGCCGAGGCCCAGGGCGCCACCCTTCCGCGCTGCGGTGTCCGTGAGGACGTCGCGGAGGTCACCGCCCGGGTCGCCGTCGGCCCCTGGGCGGCGGAGGTCAGGTCGCGGGCGGGCCCGCCGGTGCCTCGGGGTCTGCCGGGGCTGACGGGCCGGCCGGCTCCGGCGAGTCTGCCGGCGCCCCGCGCAGGAGTTCCGTGA
- a CDS encoding tadE family protein (PFAM: TadE-like; KEGG: sgr:SGR_3310 hypothetical protein;~TadE family protein [Streptomyces violaceusniger Tu4113];~identified by MetaGeneAnnotator; putative) encodes MTAEAAVVLPVLVLFTAALLWGLAAAAAQIRCVDAARAGARAVARSEPEPAARAAARAAAPDGARVIVVREGELWRVTVEARAPGPGGLGLTLRAGAAALAEDTVGEAAP; translated from the coding sequence GTGACCGCGGAGGCGGCGGTCGTCCTGCCCGTGCTGGTCCTGTTCACGGCGGCCCTGCTGTGGGGGCTGGCCGCTGCCGCCGCCCAGATCCGGTGCGTGGACGCGGCCAGGGCCGGGGCGCGGGCGGTGGCCCGCTCCGAGCCGGAGCCCGCCGCCAGGGCCGCGGCCCGCGCGGCGGCCCCCGACGGCGCCCGGGTCATCGTGGTGCGGGAGGGCGAGCTGTGGCGGGTCACGGTGGAGGCGAGAGCGCCCGGTCCCGGCGGCCTGGGGCTGACCCTGCGGGCCGGGGCGGCGGCGCTCGCCGAGGACACCGTGGGGGAGGCGGCGCCGTGA